ATCGAGTTGGAGATGTCCAGGGCCACGACGATGTCCGACCCCTGCTGCGTGACGGTCACCTCGCTGGCGCCCCACTGGGGCCGGGCCAGGGCCAGCAGCAGCCAGAAGAGCCCGGCCAGGTAGAGGAAGCGGCGCCAGCCGCGCACGCGGGGATTGTCCCCTTCGAGGTGGGCCGCCGCCCGGGGGCCGAGCAGGCGGGCCAGACGCCCCGCGGCGCGGCGGTCACCCGCCCGCAGCAGCAGCCACATCAGCGGCAGCAGGGGCACCAGCCACAGCCAGAACTCGACGGCGAATCGCAAGGGCGTCTCCTCCTAGGGCACGCGGCGCAGCCAGGTGGCGCCGAGCAGCCCCTCCAGCAGCAGCAGCAGCAGGCCCGGCACCGCGAAGGCCGCCATGCGCTCGCGGTACCAGGTGCTGACGGTGGTCTCGTAGCGCGCCGTCTCGAGCGCGTCGATGGTCGCGAAGATGCGGGCCAGGGTTTCCGGGTCGGTCGCCTGGTACATCTCGCCGCCGGTCGTGGCGGCGATGCGGCGCAGCAGGTCCAGGTCGATGCGCGTTTCGACCTGGCGCGTCTGCCGGCCGAAGATGGGGTCGTCGACCGGATACGGCACCATGCCCTCGCGTCCGATGGCCACGGTGTAGACGCGCACGTCGAGGGACTTGGCCAGCTTGGCCGCCGTCTCCGGTTCGAGGGTCGGCACGTTGTTCACGCCGTCGGTCAGCAGGATCACGGTGCGGCTCGGCGAGGTCGAATGCTTGAGCCGTGCGACCGCCGTGGCCAGGCCCAGGCCGATGGCGGTGCCGTCGTCGACGAGACCCACCTGGATCTCGTCGAGGAATCCGGTCAGCACCGGATGATCGAGGGTGAGCGGGCACTGGGTGAAGGCCCGGGCCGCGAAGACCACGAGCCCGATGCGGTCGTTGGGCCGGCCGGCGATGAATTCGCGGATGACCTGCTTGGCCGCGCCCAGGCGGTCCTGGGGTTCGAAGTCGAGGGAGCGCATGCTGCCG
This genomic interval from bacterium contains the following:
- a CDS encoding VWA domain-containing protein, which produces LAAAWWRLRRGGDPAALRHARLDLLAPPADPPRVRLARALPWLSAVALVLLVVAAAGPRQAHSSEEIEGEGIDIVLSLDISGSMRSLDFEPQDRLGAAKQVIREFIAGRPNDRIGLVVFAARAFTQCPLTLDHPVLTGFLDEIQVGLVDDGTAIGLGLATAVARLKHSTSPSRTVILLTDGVNNVPTLEPETAAKLAKSLDVRVYTVAIGREGMVPYPVDDPIFGRQTRQVETRIDLDLLRRIAATTGGEMYQATDPETLARIFATIDALETARYETTVSTWYRERMAAFAVPGLLLLLLEGLLGATWLRRVP